The region CGCGATTAGCGCGACAGAACAACTCGGAATAGTGCACGGGTTTTTGATGCTGGTCGTATGCGATTTTGCTGATGCGAAACAGCGGCTCGCCCAGCTCGCATTTCAGCCACTGCGCTTCTGCTTTGGTGGCGGTAAAAATATCGATGGTCTTTTTATCGCTTACCACCTGCGTATCGAAGCGTTCCTGAAACAGCTGATAGGTTGAAGCGCCCGCGCTGTAAATGTCGTCAAACTGCGGGTAGCGTGAAAGCGGGACCCACGAGGCGTCGATAAACAGCGGTTCGCCATCAAGATACATCACCCGGCGGAGCAGGAACATCTCGCTACCGCCCGGAATATTCAGGCGTTCGCAGAACGGATCTGCGCTGACGCGCGCCTGTTCAATCACTTCTTCTTTGGTGGGCTTGCCTT is a window of Cronobacter muytjensii ATCC 51329 DNA encoding:
- a CDS encoding GntR family transcriptional regulator encodes the protein MPATERYSHQLLYATVRQRLLDDIEQGVYQAGQQIPTESELCTLYNVSRITIRKAISDLVKDGVLIRWQGKGTFVQSKKVENALLTVSGFTDFGVSQGKPTKEEVIEQARVSADPFCERLNIPGGSEMFLLRRVMYLDGEPLFIDASWVPLSRYPQFDDIYSAGASTYQLFQERFDTQVVSDKKTIDIFTATKAEAQWLKCELGEPLFRISKIAYDQHQKPVHYSELFCRANRVTLTIDNQRR